Proteins encoded together in one Rhizobacter sp. J219 window:
- a CDS encoding carboxylesterase/lipase family protein, protein MRWTRPRHVVTTTAGTLSGFEASATAWQFLGIPYARPPVGDLRWRPPQPVSPWGGVRHAVAWADQAAQTTALERFGEGGMSEDCLYLNVTAPKAANNLPVMVWFHGGGFTSLTSNTKPFNNARALVTKGVVQVSVNHRLGPFGYIAHPALSAESGYGGSGNYGQMDLIAALQWVRDNIAQFGGDPNNVTIFGESGGGRKVLSLMASPAARGLFHKAISQSGTLYPDTRSLASAEAIGTQLANNLNAATLTEMRARPWTEVVTAAAALTPYTNVDNRYLPTTERVSFESQSHNDVPFLIVVNANDTVDPIQTVKTVFPWMKTHSAAPHYAALFTHMPAGWRARGVTTYHGGELTYVFNAPESVVTHFLLNLVIDPATGARLIVGDLNGNGVTGTAGDSADVFASAGFDATDTAVIDTTMTMWTNFARTGNPGTASFAWPAYTTANDGYVELGATPQVRSGLSTVFP, encoded by the coding sequence ATCCGCTGGACGCGGCCGCGCCACGTCGTCACCACCACCGCCGGCACCCTGAGCGGCTTCGAGGCCAGTGCGACTGCATGGCAGTTCCTCGGCATCCCGTATGCCCGGCCGCCGGTGGGCGACCTGCGCTGGCGCCCGCCGCAGCCGGTGTCGCCCTGGGGCGGCGTGCGCCACGCCGTCGCCTGGGCCGACCAGGCCGCGCAGACGACGGCGCTCGAACGCTTCGGCGAAGGCGGCATGAGCGAAGACTGCCTCTACCTCAACGTCACCGCGCCCAAGGCCGCGAACAACCTGCCGGTGATGGTGTGGTTCCACGGGGGCGGTTTCACCTCGCTCACCAGCAACACCAAGCCCTTCAACAACGCCCGGGCGCTGGTCACCAAGGGCGTGGTGCAGGTGTCGGTGAACCACCGGCTCGGGCCCTTCGGCTACATCGCGCACCCGGCGCTCAGCGCCGAGAGCGGCTACGGCGGCTCGGGCAACTACGGGCAGATGGACCTCATCGCCGCGCTGCAATGGGTGCGCGACAACATTGCGCAGTTCGGCGGCGACCCGAACAACGTGACCATCTTCGGCGAGTCGGGCGGCGGGCGGAAGGTGCTCTCGCTGATGGCCTCGCCGGCCGCACGCGGCCTCTTCCACAAGGCCATCAGCCAGAGCGGCACGCTCTACCCCGACACGCGCAGCCTCGCCTCGGCCGAGGCCATCGGCACGCAGCTCGCCAACAACCTCAACGCCGCCACGCTCACCGAGATGCGCGCGCGGCCGTGGACGGAGGTGGTCACCGCCGCCGCGGCGCTCACGCCCTATACCAACGTCGACAACCGCTACCTGCCGACCACCGAGCGTGTGAGCTTCGAGTCGCAGTCGCACAACGACGTGCCCTTCCTGATCGTGGTCAACGCCAACGACACCGTCGACCCGATCCAGACGGTGAAGACGGTGTTCCCGTGGATGAAGACGCACAGCGCGGCACCGCACTACGCCGCGCTCTTCACCCACATGCCGGCCGGCTGGCGCGCACGCGGCGTGACCACCTACCACGGCGGCGAGCTGACCTACGTGTTCAACGCGCCCGAGAGCGTGGTGACGCATTTCCTGCTCAACCTCGTGATCGATCCGGCCACCGGCGCGCGGCTCATCGTGGGCGACCTCAACGGCAACGGCGTCACCGGCACGGCCGGTGACAGCGCCGACGTGTTCGCCTCGGCCGGCTTCGACGCCACCGACACGGCCGTCATCGACACCACGATGACGATGTGGACGAACTTCGCCCGCACCGGCAACCCGGGCACCGCCAGCTTCGCCTGGCCGGCCTACACGACAGCGAACGACGGCTACGTCGAACTCGGCGCCACGCCGCAGGTGCGCAGCGGCCTCTCGACCGTCTTTCCCTGA
- a CDS encoding AraC family transcriptional regulator, protein MDLQFEPGARATPSSRPLIRPARPAAPGDLGRMHLLRDGFVYVGQLAPVSSQRHSVVLVLSLDGSEFTVETAEGPVRAAAVWVASGVRKTIVARGTELVCLDVSPTHRHFRSFANVAESPVELWPRAHFAELQAALVEFRAGRMSSSAADRLFSDFVAVAMKRLPEPRPIDARVRTVMRLLRENRRRSMAELAEAVCLSKDWLVHLFQREAGISLRKYEQVLKVQAAAVYLRSGVSMTEIAAAAGFADSAHFSKLWKQQYGFPPQVMFVGRGYVTLDPIVPSRGERPAAAAFAPHRPREFVREA, encoded by the coding sequence ATGGACTTGCAGTTCGAGCCCGGTGCCCGGGCGACCCCTTCTTCTCGCCCCCTGATCCGCCCGGCCCGGCCCGCGGCCCCGGGTGACCTTGGCCGCATGCACCTGCTGCGCGACGGCTTCGTCTACGTCGGCCAGCTCGCGCCGGTGAGCAGTCAGCGCCATTCGGTGGTGCTGGTGCTGTCGCTCGACGGCAGCGAGTTCACCGTCGAGACCGCAGAGGGGCCGGTGCGGGCCGCGGCCGTGTGGGTGGCCTCCGGTGTGCGCAAGACCATCGTCGCACGCGGCACCGAGCTGGTGTGCCTCGACGTGTCGCCCACGCACCGGCATTTCCGTTCGTTCGCAAACGTCGCCGAGAGCCCCGTCGAGCTGTGGCCGCGGGCGCATTTCGCCGAGCTGCAGGCGGCGCTGGTCGAGTTCCGCGCCGGGCGCATGTCGTCGTCGGCCGCCGATCGGCTGTTCAGCGACTTCGTCGCCGTGGCGATGAAGCGCCTGCCCGAACCGCGGCCGATCGATGCGCGTGTGCGCACGGTGATGAGGCTGCTGCGCGAGAACCGCCGCCGCAGCATGGCCGAGTTGGCCGAGGCGGTGTGCCTGTCGAAGGACTGGCTGGTGCACCTCTTCCAGCGCGAGGCCGGCATCTCGCTGCGCAAGTACGAGCAGGTGCTCAAGGTGCAGGCGGCCGCCGTCTACCTGCGCAGCGGCGTGAGCATGACCGAGATCGCCGCGGCCGCGGGCTTCGCCGACTCGGCACACTTCTCCAAGCTGTGGAAGCAGCAGTACGGCTTTCCGCCGCAGGTGATGTTCGTCGGGCGCGGCTACGTCACGCTCGACCCGATCGTGCCGTCGCGCGGCGAGCGGCCGGCGGCCGCGGCCTTCGCGCCACACCGGCCCCGCGAGTTTGTACGAGAGGCCTAG
- a CDS encoding alpha/beta fold hydrolase, which yields MPWRGCPIRQPSLFIAGERDGVMRFPASKAQVEAYPKTLPGLRGCHILPGAGHWIQRERADEVSRLLIDFLRGL from the coding sequence ATGCCCTGGCGCGGCTGCCCGATCCGCCAGCCCTCGCTCTTCATCGCCGGCGAGCGCGACGGCGTGATGCGCTTCCCGGCATCGAAGGCGCAGGTCGAGGCCTACCCGAAGACGCTGCCCGGCCTGCGCGGCTGCCACATCCTGCCCGGGGCCGGGCACTGGATCCAGCGCGAGCGGGCCGACGAGGTCAGCCGCCTGCTCATCGACTTCCTGCGCGGGCTGTGA
- a CDS encoding DUF1254 domain-containing protein: MPSIDADLQAAYVYTFPYYEMARTRHVTAELQRLPVNTLNHRRALADHTARAVTTPNNDTLYSSAWLDLSAGPLELTVPRIPAGRYWSVQFLDASTSTAAMLGSRSDGEGDLKVWIVRDGDPTEAPAGVRLLRLATRDVWMLGRIVVDGTHDLPAVHALQDGLKLRVVKPGAAPAGPVAPTVPRGSPTDGANYLAVVNDMLQRSGVHAADPERLKRWSAFGIGSSTVTPEQGAALTAALPTLNTTLRSGAPRAATAKLVQRWTYPNPAIGTFGTDFALRAAVALSGLGALPPTEAVYLNALTDHNGAPLSGGQRYRVRVPAQGIDAKAFWSLSMYQIEPDGRLFFIDNPIKRYAVGNRTPGLVKNADGSLDLYVQQQEPADATQKANWLPAPAGPFRLSLRAYLPSPALAQGEAPLPVVEVLP; this comes from the coding sequence ATGCCATCCATCGATGCGGACCTGCAAGCCGCCTACGTCTACACCTTCCCCTATTACGAGATGGCGCGCACGCGCCACGTGACCGCCGAGCTGCAACGCCTGCCGGTCAACACGCTCAACCACCGGCGCGCGCTCGCCGACCACACCGCCCGTGCGGTGACCACGCCCAACAACGACACGCTTTACTCCAGCGCCTGGCTCGACCTCTCGGCCGGCCCGCTGGAGCTGACGGTGCCGCGCATCCCGGCTGGCCGCTACTGGTCGGTGCAGTTCCTGGACGCGAGCACCAGCACCGCGGCGATGCTGGGCTCCCGCAGCGACGGCGAAGGCGACCTGAAGGTCTGGATCGTCCGCGACGGCGACCCCACCGAAGCACCGGCCGGCGTGCGCTTGCTGCGCCTGGCCACCCGCGACGTGTGGATGCTCGGCCGCATCGTGGTCGACGGCACGCACGACCTGCCCGCGGTGCACGCCTTGCAAGACGGCCTGAAGCTGCGGGTGGTGAAGCCCGGCGCCGCACCGGCCGGCCCGGTGGCCCCCACGGTGCCGCGCGGCTCTCCCACCGACGGCGCCAACTACCTTGCGGTGGTCAACGACATGCTGCAACGCAGCGGCGTGCACGCCGCCGACCCCGAGAGGCTCAAGCGCTGGTCTGCCTTCGGCATCGGCAGCAGCACTGTCACGCCGGAGCAAGGCGCCGCGTTGACGGCCGCCCTGCCCACCCTCAACACCACGCTGCGCTCCGGCGCACCGCGGGCCGCCACCGCGAAGCTCGTGCAGCGCTGGACCTACCCCAACCCGGCGATCGGCACCTTCGGCACCGACTTCGCGCTGCGTGCCGCCGTCGCGCTGAGCGGCCTGGGCGCCTTGCCGCCGACTGAGGCGGTGTACCTCAACGCCCTGACCGACCACAACGGCGCGCCCCTCAGCGGCGGCCAGCGCTATCGTGTGCGCGTGCCCGCACAGGGCATCGACGCGAAGGCCTTCTGGTCGCTCTCGATGTACCAGATCGAACCCGACGGTCGCCTCTTCTTCATCGACAACCCGATCAAGCGCTACGCGGTGGGCAACCGCACGCCCGGCCTCGTGAAGAATGCCGATGGCTCGCTCGACCTCTACGTGCAGCAGCAGGAACCCGCCGACGCCACGCAGAAAGCCAACTGGTTGCCCGCACCGGCAGGCCCCTTCCGCCTGTCGCTGCGCGCTTACCTGCCCTCACCGGCGCTCGCCCAGGGCGAGGCGCCGCTGCCGGTGGTCGAAGTGCTGCCGTGA
- a CDS encoding TetR/AcrR family transcriptional regulator translates to MCPPPSEELPAARRQPLQARSQERRDRILAVAEALIAQKGSEPLKMSEVAQEAGISIGSLYQYFPDKRAVIRTLAEKYALECRTRIEAELAEVRDKAGLSAAFSSLLDLYEELMDSNPVMRDLHAGMQADKLLAELQMAESRAAGALLAAAMMRVFPKADAKKVGTLAFLVWQLGEETMRLTLSAKRGEAKALIEAYRRMSLRAITNPNEA, encoded by the coding sequence ATGTGTCCGCCCCCGTCCGAAGAATTGCCCGCCGCCCGCCGCCAGCCGCTTCAGGCGCGCAGCCAGGAGCGCCGCGATCGCATCCTCGCGGTGGCCGAAGCGCTGATCGCGCAGAAGGGCAGCGAGCCCTTGAAGATGAGCGAGGTGGCGCAGGAGGCCGGCATCTCGATCGGCTCGCTGTACCAGTACTTCCCCGACAAGCGCGCCGTGATCCGCACGCTGGCCGAGAAGTACGCGCTGGAATGCCGCACGCGCATCGAGGCCGAGCTGGCCGAGGTGCGCGACAAGGCCGGCCTGTCGGCCGCGTTCTCCAGCCTGCTCGACCTCTACGAGGAGCTGATGGACAGCAACCCGGTGATGCGCGACCTGCACGCCGGCATGCAGGCCGACAAGCTGCTCGCCGAGCTGCAGATGGCCGAGAGCCGCGCCGCCGGTGCGCTGCTGGCGGCGGCGATGATGCGTGTGTTCCCGAAGGCCGACGCGAAGAAGGTCGGCACGCTCGCCTTCCTCGTGTGGCAGCTCGGCGAAGAGACCATGCGCCTCACGCTCTCGGCCAAGCGGGGCGAGGCCAAGGCGCTGATCGAGGCCTACCGGCGGATGTCGCTGCGCGCGATCACCAACCCCAACGAGGCCTGA
- a CDS encoding NAD(P)H-binding protein, producing the protein MQTSTPATAPDTRPILVTGATGKTGSRIAARLRAMGVPVRAGSRSATPAFDWEAPTTWRAALEGVRAAYVSYQPDLAVPTALATVTAFFTLARELGVNTLVLLSGRGEREAEQAEDALRASGVDWTILRAAWFAQNFSEGLMLDPLLQGELALPVAEVREPFIDVEDIAEIAVQALTTDRHRQQLYEVTGPRSMSFAQAVHEIAQASGQPLRYTPVPNEAYRAALTAAQTPPAMTDLVMYLFETLLDGRNERVTDGVQRALGRPARDFSEFARKAAAAGAWPARVAA; encoded by the coding sequence ATGCAGACCTCGACCCCGGCCACCGCGCCCGACACCCGCCCCATCCTCGTCACCGGCGCCACCGGCAAGACCGGCAGCCGCATCGCCGCGCGCCTGCGCGCCATGGGCGTGCCCGTGCGGGCCGGCTCGCGCAGCGCCACGCCCGCCTTCGACTGGGAGGCCCCGACCACCTGGCGCGCCGCACTGGAGGGCGTGCGCGCGGCATACGTGAGCTACCAGCCCGACCTGGCCGTGCCCACCGCCCTGGCCACGGTGACGGCGTTCTTCACGCTGGCGCGCGAGCTGGGGGTGAACACCCTCGTGCTGCTGTCAGGCCGCGGCGAGCGCGAGGCCGAGCAGGCCGAAGACGCCCTGCGTGCGAGCGGCGTCGACTGGACCATCCTCCGCGCCGCCTGGTTCGCGCAGAACTTCAGCGAGGGCCTCATGCTCGACCCGCTGCTCCAAGGCGAACTGGCCCTGCCGGTGGCCGAGGTGCGCGAGCCGTTCATCGACGTGGAAGACATCGCCGAGATCGCCGTGCAGGCGCTCACCACCGATCGCCACCGCCAGCAGCTGTACGAGGTGACCGGCCCGCGCAGCATGAGCTTCGCGCAGGCGGTACACGAGATCGCGCAGGCCAGCGGCCAGCCGCTGCGCTACACCCCCGTGCCGAACGAGGCCTACCGCGCCGCCCTGACCGCCGCGCAGACGCCGCCCGCGATGACCGACCTCGTGATGTACCTGTTCGAGACCCTGCTCGACGGCCGCAACGAGCGTGTGACCGACGGCGTGCAGCGCGCACTCGGCCGCCCTGCGCGTGATTTCAGCGAGTTCGCGCGCAAGGCGGCGGCGGCCGGCGCGTGGCCGGCACGCGTGGCCGCCTGA
- a CDS encoding carboxylesterase/lipase family protein: protein MFNTRKRQPVLAAAMATLMSVAACGSGDDNATQTGTFVDSPVAGLNVQGSVHGARSTDAQGRFAYQAGETLTFSIGNLTLGSASGAATLTPLSITSGAAAASDQRVANKLILLQTLDADGDLNNGIQITDAIRSVVSAQAASINFDQSSTTFRASLAPLLTALNGANVFTDLDPRPRTARTTTAALEHFARSTSPRHVVATTGGQLSGFEANATTWQFLGVPYARPPVGDLRWRPPQAAQPWSGVRHATAWAHQSAQDTRLEAIGEGGMSEDSLYLNITAPKNAANLPVMVWFHGGAFAILTGNSKQYNNPDSLTTKGVVLVTVNHRLGAFGYLSHPLLTAESGYNGSGNYGQMDLVMALQWVRDNIAAFGGNPGNVTIFGQSGGGGKTYSLMNSPMATGLFHKAIVQSGASPIPATGTVATSLAANEAIGTALFARNNVTTLAEARALPWQAIVQADIDNGIPRETYRPNADYHYLPKTYAQNVAEGMPSDVPLMVGVTSGDYSTLRGALPVFLTQRTPTYQSPQYVYKFSRVPDGWSAMGLLSAHGGELPYLFNFPMGHVSNYSLNLVLLPNGTKPPIGDLNGNGITGTAGDSADVYTSMQWGAGDVTTVDTLMTMWANFARTGNPSTTGLAWPAYTVANDTFVEIGPTPSATVRTGLAAAVQ, encoded by the coding sequence ATGTTCAACACACGCAAGCGCCAGCCGGTGCTCGCCGCAGCCATGGCAACGCTGATGTCGGTCGCGGCCTGCGGCTCGGGTGACGACAACGCCACCCAGACCGGCACCTTCGTCGACAGCCCCGTGGCCGGCCTCAACGTGCAGGGCAGCGTGCACGGCGCGCGCAGCACCGACGCGCAGGGCCGCTTTGCCTACCAGGCCGGCGAGACGCTCACCTTTTCGATCGGCAATCTCACGCTCGGCTCGGCGTCAGGCGCAGCCACGCTCACGCCCTTGAGCATCACGAGCGGTGCCGCCGCGGCCAGCGATCAGCGCGTGGCCAACAAGCTGATCCTGCTGCAGACGCTCGACGCCGACGGCGACCTCAACAACGGCATCCAGATCACCGATGCGATCCGCAGCGTGGTCTCGGCGCAGGCCGCGTCGATCAACTTCGACCAGAGCAGCACCACGTTCCGCGCGAGCCTCGCGCCGCTGCTCACGGCGCTCAACGGCGCCAACGTCTTCACCGACCTCGACCCACGCCCGCGCACCGCGCGCACGACCACGGCCGCGCTCGAACACTTCGCGCGGTCGACCAGCCCGCGCCATGTCGTCGCCACCACCGGCGGCCAGCTGAGCGGCTTCGAGGCCAATGCCACCACCTGGCAGTTCCTCGGCGTGCCGTACGCGCGCCCGCCGGTCGGTGACCTGCGCTGGCGCCCACCGCAGGCCGCGCAGCCGTGGAGCGGCGTGCGCCACGCCACAGCGTGGGCCCACCAGTCGGCGCAGGACACCCGGCTCGAAGCCATCGGCGAAGGCGGCATGAGCGAAGACTCGCTCTACCTCAACATCACCGCGCCGAAAAACGCTGCCAACCTTCCGGTGATGGTGTGGTTCCACGGCGGCGCCTTCGCCATCCTCACCGGCAACTCCAAGCAATACAACAACCCGGACAGCCTCACCACCAAGGGCGTGGTGCTGGTGACGGTGAACCACCGCCTCGGCGCCTTCGGCTACCTGTCGCACCCGCTGCTGACCGCCGAGAGCGGCTACAACGGCTCGGGCAACTACGGCCAGATGGACCTCGTGATGGCCCTGCAATGGGTGCGTGACAACATCGCGGCCTTCGGCGGCAACCCGGGCAACGTGACGATCTTTGGCCAGTCGGGCGGCGGCGGCAAGACCTACTCGCTGATGAATTCGCCAATGGCCACCGGGCTCTTCCACAAGGCCATCGTGCAGAGCGGCGCGAGCCCGATCCCGGCCACCGGCACCGTGGCCACCTCGCTCGCGGCCAACGAGGCGATCGGCACCGCGCTCTTTGCGCGCAACAACGTGACCACGCTGGCCGAAGCGCGTGCGCTGCCGTGGCAGGCCATCGTGCAGGCCGACATCGACAACGGCATCCCGCGCGAAACCTACCGCCCCAACGCCGACTACCACTACCTGCCCAAGACCTACGCGCAGAACGTGGCCGAGGGCATGCCGAGCGACGTCCCGCTGATGGTGGGCGTGACCTCGGGCGACTACAGCACGCTGCGGGGCGCGCTGCCGGTCTTCCTCACGCAGCGCACGCCGACCTACCAGTCGCCGCAGTACGTCTACAAGTTCAGCCGCGTGCCCGACGGCTGGAGCGCGATGGGCCTCCTGAGCGCGCACGGCGGCGAGTTGCCCTACCTCTTCAACTTCCCGATGGGCCACGTGAGCAACTACAGCCTCAACCTCGTGCTGCTGCCCAACGGCACGAAGCCGCCCATCGGTGACCTGAACGGCAACGGCATCACCGGCACCGCCGGCGATTCGGCCGACGTCTACACCTCGATGCAATGGGGGGCCGGCGACGTGACGACGGTCGACACCTTAATGACGATGTGGGCCAACTTCGCCCGCACCGGCAACCCGAGCACGACCGGGCTCGCCTGGCCGGCCTACACGGTTGCCAACGACACCTTCGTCGAGATCGGCCCCACGCCGTCGGCGACCGTGCGCACCGGGCTCGCGGCCGCGGTGCAGTAA
- a CDS encoding toxin-antitoxin system YwqK family antitoxin yields the protein MRRFLLLALCAIPTLAFARLETCDIAGESVNPSNGHTTAGKTGLMRCRDRETGQLVREQEIRNGVFMGVVRYYSDKGELQREHSVNERGNRDGVAREFAGRQLVLEETLRNGTRVGLVRRWHANGQLLRVASYSDDGREQAVAEYTAQGKLRELRCAAQPVLGPHADDAAWCGHQGAAGTVTLHAEDGRVTGSVVHERGERRRSESLGPNGKPREQTEMTAEGGTERSFYETGVKRRERQWVTSGRHRVTTLEREYHESGTLTRERQWKPGERTNDLVLEQQWYLNGQLRTKQAYERHGEQLARQETRFHDNGRLSFEGRWLLVGRYDEQPRGVHRSFDPEGILRLERFYDERGRITRERTLDEAGKVLRDDAVFEDGSRKAFAK from the coding sequence ATGCGACGCTTCCTCCTCCTGGCGCTTTGTGCCATCCCCACCCTGGCATTCGCCAGGCTCGAGACCTGCGACATCGCAGGCGAGTCGGTCAACCCCAGCAACGGCCACACCACCGCCGGCAAGACCGGCCTGATGCGCTGCCGCGACCGCGAAACCGGCCAGCTCGTGCGCGAGCAGGAGATCCGCAACGGTGTCTTCATGGGCGTCGTGCGCTACTACAGCGACAAGGGCGAGCTGCAGCGCGAGCACAGCGTCAACGAGCGCGGCAACCGCGACGGCGTGGCACGCGAATTCGCCGGGCGGCAACTGGTGCTCGAAGAGACGCTGCGCAATGGCACGCGGGTGGGTCTGGTGCGGCGCTGGCATGCGAACGGGCAGCTGCTTCGCGTGGCCTCCTACAGCGACGACGGCCGCGAGCAGGCGGTGGCCGAGTACACCGCTCAGGGCAAGCTGCGCGAGTTGCGCTGCGCCGCCCAGCCGGTGCTCGGGCCGCATGCCGACGACGCCGCGTGGTGCGGCCACCAGGGCGCCGCCGGCACCGTGACGCTGCATGCCGAGGATGGCCGCGTGACCGGCAGCGTGGTGCACGAGCGTGGCGAGCGGCGCAGGAGCGAGTCGCTCGGACCCAACGGCAAGCCGCGCGAGCAGACCGAGATGACGGCCGAAGGCGGCACCGAGCGCAGCTTTTATGAGACCGGTGTGAAGCGCCGCGAGCGCCAGTGGGTGACGAGCGGCCGGCACCGCGTGACCACGCTGGAGCGCGAGTACCACGAGAGCGGCACCCTCACGCGCGAGCGCCAGTGGAAGCCGGGTGAGCGCACGAACGACCTGGTGCTGGAACAGCAGTGGTACCTGAACGGACAGCTGCGCACGAAACAGGCCTACGAGCGCCACGGCGAGCAGCTGGCCAGGCAGGAGACCCGCTTCCACGACAACGGGCGGCTGTCGTTCGAGGGTCGCTGGCTGCTGGTCGGCCGCTACGACGAGCAGCCGCGCGGTGTCCACCGATCCTTCGACCCCGAGGGCATCCTGCGACTGGAGCGCTTCTACGACGAACGCGGCCGCATCACGCGCGAGCGCACGCTCGACGAGGCGGGCAAGGTGCTGCGCGACGACGCGGTGTTCGAAGACGGTTCGCGCAAGGCGTTCGCGAAATGA
- a CDS encoding alpha/beta hydrolase domain-containing protein, giving the protein MKTFIHRAQRALAAALLAAGAATSYAAVPQAAIQPAPVGGHFLDRSAALNPQGYTDREFWISGLARTYRASSTLRSDGKWSAYVYSSSTPYNTPLLVRRPSDPSKFNGIVILEWLNVSSGYVLDIDWANSREEFIRQGYAYVGLTNQRVGLEGSKEKNPTRYAQGNLPNDDISYDILSQTAKAIRDQYGVLLGGLVPNKIFATGHSQSAIRLVTYVNAIQPLERVIDGFVIHGRGDSGFKLSSGDFRGTPSSTVIRADASHPVFQLQAEMDVNSQSETSKAVDGPKVRYWEVAGSTHTDEYMLSSLQEVSTRPRVVCDKPANRMPFYRVQNAVYSHLVRWSINGVLPPTAPRITRSTLLGRIQRDSYGNALGGLRLPEIDVPIATYGLDNSTSSSEFLDRFACTTCGSTTVFTATRLGSLYSSRDDYYNKYKAAADRALQAGYLLPADHAKALAEARIAPIPR; this is encoded by the coding sequence ATGAAGACTTTCATCCATCGCGCACAGCGCGCGCTGGCTGCGGCATTGCTTGCAGCCGGTGCCGCCACGTCGTATGCGGCCGTGCCGCAGGCGGCCATCCAGCCGGCCCCCGTCGGCGGCCACTTCCTCGACCGCAGCGCTGCCCTCAACCCGCAGGGCTACACCGACCGCGAATTCTGGATCTCGGGTCTGGCCCGCACCTATCGTGCGTCGAGCACGCTGCGCTCCGACGGCAAGTGGAGCGCCTACGTCTACTCCAGCAGCACGCCGTACAACACGCCGCTGCTGGTGCGCCGCCCGAGCGATCCGTCCAAGTTCAACGGCATCGTGATCCTGGAGTGGCTCAACGTCAGCTCGGGCTACGTGCTCGACATCGACTGGGCCAACTCGCGCGAGGAGTTCATCCGCCAGGGCTACGCCTACGTGGGCCTGACCAACCAGCGGGTCGGCCTCGAAGGCTCGAAGGAGAAGAACCCCACGCGCTATGCGCAGGGCAACCTGCCCAACGACGACATCTCGTATGACATCCTGTCGCAGACGGCCAAGGCCATCCGCGACCAGTACGGCGTGCTGCTCGGCGGCCTGGTGCCCAACAAGATCTTCGCCACCGGGCACTCGCAGTCGGCGATCCGGCTCGTGACGTATGTCAACGCGATCCAGCCGCTGGAGCGTGTGATCGACGGCTTCGTGATCCACGGCCGTGGTGATTCGGGTTTCAAGCTGTCGTCGGGTGACTTCCGCGGCACGCCGTCGAGCACGGTGATCCGCGCCGATGCCTCGCACCCGGTGTTCCAGCTGCAGGCCGAGATGGACGTCAACTCGCAGTCCGAGACCTCCAAGGCGGTCGATGGGCCGAAGGTGCGCTACTGGGAGGTGGCCGGCTCCACCCACACCGACGAGTACATGCTGTCGAGCCTGCAGGAAGTGAGCACGCGGCCGCGCGTGGTCTGCGACAAGCCGGCCAACCGCATGCCCTTCTACCGTGTGCAGAACGCCGTCTACAGCCACCTCGTGCGCTGGTCGATCAACGGCGTGCTGCCGCCCACCGCACCACGCATCACGCGCAGCACGCTGCTCGGCCGCATCCAGCGTGACAGCTACGGCAACGCGCTCGGCGGCCTGCGCCTGCCCGAGATCGACGTGCCGATCGCCACCTACGGCCTCGACAACTCGACGAGCAGCAGCGAGTTCCTCGACCGCTTTGCGTGCACCACCTGCGGCAGCACGACGGTCTTCACCGCCACGCGCCTGGGCTCGCTCTATTCGAGCCGCGACGACTACTACAACAAGTACAAGGCCGCCGCCGACCGCGCGCTGCAAGCCGGCTACCTGCTGCCGGCCGACCACGCGAAGGCGCTCGCAGAAGCGCGCATCGCCCCGATCCCGCGTTGA
- a CDS encoding YihY family inner membrane protein — MFQFFRQTFQRARKERLPQIAGSLTFTTVLSGVPFLAICFALFTRYPSLFKRFKDAIEALLLRNLLPADIAQPVLRHLGQFAANAGGLTWAGSLFLLATSLALLLTVENALNQIWGVKRNRPFLKRVGLYLAMLALGPPVLGVSLWASSYLLGMSMGWIEALPPAAHAALNFAPALLGAVALACLFRVVPNTRVGWPQALVGGALGSIAIELAKRGFAAYLLKLPTYKAVYGAFAVLPAFLLWVYVSWLVTLAAALVAANLGRPAGKGGRS; from the coding sequence ATGTTCCAGTTCTTCCGCCAGACCTTCCAGCGCGCCCGCAAGGAGCGCCTGCCGCAGATCGCCGGCAGCCTTACCTTCACGACGGTGCTGTCGGGGGTGCCCTTTCTCGCCATCTGCTTCGCGCTCTTCACCCGCTACCCGTCGCTCTTCAAGCGCTTCAAGGATGCGATCGAAGCGCTGCTCCTGCGCAACCTGCTGCCGGCCGACATCGCACAGCCGGTGCTGCGCCACCTCGGCCAGTTCGCGGCCAACGCTGGCGGGCTCACCTGGGCCGGCTCGCTGTTCCTGCTCGCGACCTCGCTCGCGCTCCTGCTGACGGTGGAGAACGCGCTCAACCAGATCTGGGGTGTCAAGCGCAACCGCCCCTTCCTCAAGCGCGTGGGCCTCTACCTCGCGATGCTGGCGCTCGGGCCGCCGGTGCTGGGCGTGAGCCTGTGGGCCTCGTCGTACCTGCTCGGCATGTCGATGGGGTGGATCGAGGCCCTGCCGCCGGCGGCGCATGCGGCGCTCAACTTCGCGCCCGCGCTGCTGGGCGCGGTGGCGCTCGCGTGCCTCTTTCGCGTTGTGCCCAACACGCGCGTCGGCTGGCCACAGGCGCTGGTGGGCGGGGCGCTGGGCAGCATCGCCATCGAGTTGGCCAAGCGCGGCTTTGCGGCCTACCTGCTCAAGCTGCCGACCTACAAGGCGGTGTACGGCGCGTTCGCAGTGCTGCCGGCCTTCCTGTTGTGGGTCTACGTGTCATGGCTGGTCACGCTCGCGGCGGCGCTGGTGGCGGCCAACCTCGGGCGCCCGGCGGGCAAGGGCGGGCGCAGCTGA